The following coding sequences are from one Tachysurus vachellii isolate PV-2020 chromosome 7, HZAU_Pvac_v1, whole genome shotgun sequence window:
- the LOC132848005 gene encoding interleukin-8-like, with protein sequence MNHSALVITFLTCALLAMTEGVPHMQPRCLCTKTMKREISDNRIVKIEIHQPGPHCINTEVIATVKFQNEMTLCLNPEDEWVQKALKKRNLTL encoded by the exons atgaACCACTCAGCTCTTGTCATCACTTTTCTAACCTGTGCTCTCTTGGCAATGACGGAAG GAGTTCCACACATGCAGCCCAGATGCctgtgtacaaaaacaatgaaaCGGGAAATCTCTGATAATAGAATTGTGAAAATTGAGATCCATCAACCTGGTCCTCACTGCATAAATACAGAAGTAAT TGCTACGGTGAAATTCCAGAACGAAATGACATTGTGCCTCAATCCTGAAGACGAGTGGGTTCAAAAAGCCCTCAAAAA AAGAAACCTGACACTTTAA
- the LOC132848006 gene encoding interleukin-8-like isoform X1, protein MNVAALVITFLACALFSMTEGLFIQQPRCKCTKTIPMKFPDHLIVKMEKFQPGPHCKNTEIIATVKLIKLFTRCLNPDDVQVQNALKRRNLV, encoded by the exons atgaaCGTCGCAGCTCTAGTTATCACTTTTTTAGCCTGTGCACTCTTCTCAATGACAGAAG GACTTTTTATCCAACAGCCCCGATGTAAGTGTACAAAAACAATACCAATGAAATTCCCTGATCATTTAATTGTGAAGATGGAGAAATTTCAACCTGGTCCTCACtgcaaaaatacagaaataat TGCTACAGTGAAACTGATAAAATTATTTACTCGGTGCCTAAACCCTGATGACGTGCAGGTTCAGAATGCACTCAAAAG AAGGAACCTGGTATAA
- the LOC132848006 gene encoding interleukin-8-like isoform X2 — protein MNVAALVITFLACALFSMTEGLFIQQPRCKCTKTIPMKFPDHLIVKMEKFQPGPHCKNTEIIATVKLIKLFTRCLNPDDVQVQNALKRNLV, from the exons atgaaCGTCGCAGCTCTAGTTATCACTTTTTTAGCCTGTGCACTCTTCTCAATGACAGAAG GACTTTTTATCCAACAGCCCCGATGTAAGTGTACAAAAACAATACCAATGAAATTCCCTGATCATTTAATTGTGAAGATGGAGAAATTTCAACCTGGTCCTCACtgcaaaaatacagaaataat TGCTACAGTGAAACTGATAAAATTATTTACTCGGTGCCTAAACCCTGATGACGTGCAGGTTCAGAATGCACTCAAAAG GAACCTGGTATAA
- the LOC132848007 gene encoding platelet factor 4-like: MRFFLLLTLLAVGIFLTSAIQPLGKGYNSHCMCLKLESRVIPQHNLRSVEIFPRGSHCKNTEVIAGLVSGEKICLNPQTMWVKKLIRFIEKKERVIKTA; encoded by the exons ATGAGATTTTTCCTCCTTTTGACTTTATTGGCAGTCGGCATTTTCCTCACAAGTG ctATCCAACCACTTGGAAAAGGCTACAACAGTCACTGCATGTGTTTGAAGCTGGAGTCCAGGGTGATCCCACAACACAACCTGCGCAGTGTCGAAATCTTTCCTAGAGGCTCTCACTGCAAGAATACAGAGGTCAT tgcTGGCTTGGTGAGTGGAGAAAAGATTTGCCTGAATCCTCAGACTATGTGGGTTAAGAAACTTATCCGCTTCAttgagaagaaagagagagtgataaAGACTGCATAA
- the trmt10b gene encoding tRNA methyltransferase 10 homolog B isoform X1 — translation MEMNKNVEIIEKQKSSFEDRHLNDESLSGMMDFLSIDVDLSSSASNREETLYSKNVMRKQRNWERRLEAKKSKRKEEKQRRKQNQQDKADVVSQLSKRVIKAITRERLEEARAAGPRLCVDLSMSDCMSHKEISRLAGQIRRLYGSNKKATQPFHVFLTDMKEDSLLYKECIRMNEGFLNYLIDVTEESWIDLFPSEDIIYLTPDASEALEEVNGDKVFILGGLVDESIQKKRSYTRAKELRVQIARLPIDEYMVKRPNPKNFHSKILAINQVFEILLTFRDTGSWSKALSAGVPTGKGYVVSSEAEADLT, via the exons atggaaatgaataaaaacgtGGAAATAATTGAGAAACAGAAGTCTAGCTTTGAAGACAGGCATCTAAATGATGAGTCTCTGTCGGGCATGATGGACTTTCTCAGCATTGATGTGGACCTGAGCTCCAGTGCGTCAAACAGAGAGGAAACATTATACTCT aaaaatgtAATGCGAAAGCAGCGGAACTGGGAGAGGAGACTGGAGGCAAAAAAGAGcaagaggaaagaggaaaaacagagaaGGAAACAGAACCAGCAAGATAAAG CAGATGTTGTGTCTCAGCTCAGTAAACGTGTGATCAAGGCTATCACAAGGGAGCGTCTAGAGGAGGCGAGAGCCGCTGGACCTAGACTGTGTGTAGATCTCAGCATGAGCGACTGCATGTCACACAAA GAAATCAGTCGTCTTGCCGGTCAAATCAGACGCCTCTATGGGTCCAATAAGAAAGCCACACAGCCATTTCACGTCTTCCTCACAGACATGAAAGAAGACAGTCTGCTTTATAAAGAGTGCATCAGAATGAATGAAGGCTTCCTGAACTACTTG ATTGATGTCACTGAGGAGAGCTGGATAGATCTTTTTCCTTCTGaggacatcatttatttaactCCAGATGCGAGTGAAG CTTTAGAGGAAGTAAACGGAGACAAGGTCTTTATTCTTGGAGGCTTGGTCGATGAAAGCATTCAAAAG AAACGGAGCTACACTAGGGCAAAAGAGCTCAGGGTGCAGATCGCAAGGTTGCCCATTGATGAGTACATGGTGAAAAGACCAAACCCCAAGAACTTTCACTCAAAAATCCTAGCCATCAACCAAG TATTCGAAATCCTGCTGACTTTTCGTGATACTGGAAGCTGGAGCAAAGCCCTCAGTGCTGGAGTTCCCACAGGAAAAGGATATGTTGTGTCTTCAGAAGCAGAGGCAGATTTAACATGA
- the trmt10b gene encoding tRNA methyltransferase 10 homolog B isoform X2, whose amino-acid sequence MEMNKNVEIIEKQKSSFEDRHLNDESLSGMMDFLSIDVDLSSSASNREETLYSKNVMRKQRNWERRLEAKKSKRKEEKQRRKQNQQDKDVVSQLSKRVIKAITRERLEEARAAGPRLCVDLSMSDCMSHKEISRLAGQIRRLYGSNKKATQPFHVFLTDMKEDSLLYKECIRMNEGFLNYLIDVTEESWIDLFPSEDIIYLTPDASEALEEVNGDKVFILGGLVDESIQKKRSYTRAKELRVQIARLPIDEYMVKRPNPKNFHSKILAINQVFEILLTFRDTGSWSKALSAGVPTGKGYVVSSEAEADLT is encoded by the exons atggaaatgaataaaaacgtGGAAATAATTGAGAAACAGAAGTCTAGCTTTGAAGACAGGCATCTAAATGATGAGTCTCTGTCGGGCATGATGGACTTTCTCAGCATTGATGTGGACCTGAGCTCCAGTGCGTCAAACAGAGAGGAAACATTATACTCT aaaaatgtAATGCGAAAGCAGCGGAACTGGGAGAGGAGACTGGAGGCAAAAAAGAGcaagaggaaagaggaaaaacagagaaGGAAACAGAACCAGCAAGATAAAG ATGTTGTGTCTCAGCTCAGTAAACGTGTGATCAAGGCTATCACAAGGGAGCGTCTAGAGGAGGCGAGAGCCGCTGGACCTAGACTGTGTGTAGATCTCAGCATGAGCGACTGCATGTCACACAAA GAAATCAGTCGTCTTGCCGGTCAAATCAGACGCCTCTATGGGTCCAATAAGAAAGCCACACAGCCATTTCACGTCTTCCTCACAGACATGAAAGAAGACAGTCTGCTTTATAAAGAGTGCATCAGAATGAATGAAGGCTTCCTGAACTACTTG ATTGATGTCACTGAGGAGAGCTGGATAGATCTTTTTCCTTCTGaggacatcatttatttaactCCAGATGCGAGTGAAG CTTTAGAGGAAGTAAACGGAGACAAGGTCTTTATTCTTGGAGGCTTGGTCGATGAAAGCATTCAAAAG AAACGGAGCTACACTAGGGCAAAAGAGCTCAGGGTGCAGATCGCAAGGTTGCCCATTGATGAGTACATGGTGAAAAGACCAAACCCCAAGAACTTTCACTCAAAAATCCTAGCCATCAACCAAG TATTCGAAATCCTGCTGACTTTTCGTGATACTGGAAGCTGGAGCAAAGCCCTCAGTGCTGGAGTTCCCACAGGAAAAGGATATGTTGTGTCTTCAGAAGCAGAGGCAGATTTAACATGA